The following proteins are co-located in the Vigna angularis cultivar LongXiaoDou No.4 chromosome 2, ASM1680809v1, whole genome shotgun sequence genome:
- the LOC108322371 gene encoding uncharacterized protein LOC108322371: protein MASMKAPMKQHNMEAALAIAIGSMRKNISFKLDQCHCTESGYQSLEKSTKPLFFKEFNKMWGKSKKSGPFNVSNTLLIDDKPYKAFLNPDNTAIFPESYDVNDVTDRGLDPRRELCSYLEAVSNARDVPSYVKDHLFGQLPITSAHPDWKFYSEVKQSLLKKRAPKIVFG, encoded by the exons ATGGCGTCAATGAAAGCACCAATGAAACA ACATAACATGGAGGCTGCATTAGCTATTGCCATTGGATCTATGAGAAAAAATATCTCATTTAAGTTG GATCAATGTCATTGTACTGAATCTGGGTACCAATCCTTGGAAAAAAGTACCAAGCCTCTTTTTTTCAAGGAATTCAATAAAATGTGGGGAAAATCGAAGAAAAGTGGGCCTTTTAATGTCTCAAATACTCTGCTGATTGATGACAAACCCTACAAAGCTTTTCTCAATCCT GATAATACAGCAATTTTCCCTGAATCTTATGATGTGAATGATGTTACTGATAGAGGACTTG ATCCAAGACGTGAGCTGTGTTCGTATCTGGAAGCTGTTTCTAATGCTCGTGATGTTCCTTCTTATGTGAAGGATCATCTGTTTGGACAACTTCCTATTACATCTGCTCATCCTGACTGGAAATTTTATTCTGAAGTCAAACAATCTCTGCTTAAAAAGCGTGCACCAAAGATAGTTTTCGGATAA